TTTTACTGGGAAATCAATTTGTATATCCACCGTTCTACCTGGTGTTAAGGTGAAGAAAACTTGTTCTTCTGGAGAAGGTTGCTCTGTCAAAATACGAATCCGTTCAAATTATGCAATCGATAACATAGTAATGTAACTTTAATGAATTAATAAGCTCAGCAGCAAAATTAATTGACCTAAGTAGCATAAAGACAAAAAAGGCACCCCTGAGGTGCCTTTTATCATTTAATTTTTGCGGTGCCTAAACAATCACTTATAACAGTATGCTTGTCTATTTCTCAAAAGATTACGCATTAATGCCTGAATGACGTAATAATGCGTCAGTATTCGGCTCACGACCCATAAATCGCACAAATAAGGTCATAGGCTCTTCACTGCCCCCCATTTCAAGGATGTTGTTAAGGAAGCTTTTGCCTGTTTCTGGGTTAAAGATCCCTTCATCTTCGAAACGAGAAAATGCATCTGCTGATAACACCTCTGCCCATTTATAGCTGTAGTAACCAGCTGCATAGCCACCAGCAAAGATGTGTGCAAAACCATGTTGGAAACGGTTAAAAGCAGGTGGTACATTCACAGCAACTTGGCTACGAACTTCATCTAAGATCCCTTGAATATCTGCGCCTTTCTCTGCATCAAACTCATGATGCATTCTAAAATCAAACAACGAGAACTCTAACTGACGAAGCATCATCATTCCAGACTGGAAGTTCTTAGCCGCTAGCATCTTGTCTAATAAGGCTTTAGGTAAAGGCTCACCCGTTTCAAAATGACCTGAGATTTCAGCTAATGCCTCTTCTTGCCAGCACCAGTTTTCCATAAATTGACTCGGTAACTCCACTGCATCCCACGGTACACCATTGATACCCGCCACGCCGCCAACTTCGATTTGCGTCAGCATATGGTGAATACCATGACCAAATTCGTGGAATAATGTGGTTACTTCATCGTGAGTAAACAGTGCAGGTTTACCATCGACTGGTCCATTGAAGTTACAGGTTAAATAGGCAACTGGTTTTTGCAGCCCAGAACTTGTTACACGGCGACCACGGCAATCATCCATCCAAGCGCCGCCACGTTTACCGCTGCGTGCATACAAATCAAGGTAGAAACTACCACGATGGGCTTTTTCAGCATCATAAATGTGGAAGAAACGCACATCATCATGCCACTTATCAAAGTCTTGTTGCTCTTCAATGCTCAAACCAAATAGACGTGACACTGTATAGAACAAGCCTGATAACACTTTGTCTTCAGGAAAATATGGTCGTAATAACTCTTGTGACACTTCATACTTATGCTGTTGTAATTTTTCAGCATAAAAACTTAAATCCCAAGATGCCATTTCAGTGACATCAAAGTGTTCTTTCGCAAACGCTTTAAGCTCGGCAAGCTCTGCCTTGCCTTGCTCTTTTGAGCGAAGTGCAAGCTCATTTAAAAATGATAATACTTGGCTAGGGTCATTGGCCATTTTGGTCGCTAGCGACTTATCAGCATAACTATCAAAACCCAATAATTGTGCCAGCTCATGACGTAACGCCAAGATTTCATCCATGTTGGCACTGTTATCAAACTCACCAGCATTCGGGCCTTGATCCGATGCTCGAGTGACGAAGGCGCGATAGCACTCTTCACGCAGTTCACGGTTTTCACTGTAGGTCATCACGGGTAAGTAAGATGGAAAATCTAAAGTAAATAACCAACCTTGTTTATCTTGCGCCTCTGCCATGGCTTTGGCTGCAGCAATCGCTGAGTCTGGTAAGCCTGCGAGCTCAGTTTCATCAGTAATCAATTTAGTCCATGCTTGTGTGGCATCTAATAACTGATTAGAAAAACTGCTAGTCAGTTCAGAAAGGCGTTTTACAATTTCGCCATATCGGATTTTTTGCTGTTCATCGAGTCCAATGCCCGACAATTCAAAGTCACGTAAACTTTGTGTTAACAAGGTTTTTTGTGCGGTTGAAAGCACCTCAAATTCAGCCGATTCTTGAATCGATTTATAAGCTTGATATAACCCTTGATGCTGACCTACAAAGGTACCGTATTCAGACAATAGCGGCAGGCAAGCATCATGAGCTTCACGCCATTCATCAGTACTGGTGACTGAGTTCATGTGTGATACCGGAGACCATATCTTACTCAACTGATCATCTACCTCTTCTAGTGGCTCAATTAAGTTTTCCCATGAGTAAGTACTGTTATCTGCTAACACTTCATCAATTTTGCTGCGACATTGGGCAATAGCATGTTCAACAGCAGGTTGAATATGCTCCGCTTTAATTTTCGAAAACTGCGGCAGCTCGCTTTGCTCTAATAAAGGATTATCTAGCAATGTGTTGCTCATAGGTGATTCCTCGGGAAATAGGGTAATAATTGCCTGTAGTTTATTAATAAGGGCTCGAGTTGATGAATTCAAGTCTACAGCTTGATTGAAGCCAGCTAATTAACAGGCCGCGGACAGTAAAATTAGCACTTATATAGCTTAAACTTTTCAATCAGCATAGATCGATTAAGCTCTACCTTAAAATAACCTTAAAAAACGTGAACCGTTGCACAAACTAATTTACACAGCTTTTACATGATAATTATTGACAAGTCGATCGCAAATCTAACTCGTTCTCATTCCTAATCACTTCAAATCATATATTCTTAGCACATATTTACATCACCGATGAGAATAACACTGATATGAAAACATATTTTAACCCGTTACTTTTATCATTGTTCAGCTTTTCAGCAATTCTATCTAACCAAGTTCATGCTGAAGATTTTGAATTTGATGTTGGTTTAGGCTGGGATTCAAAATACATATCAGAAGGTCGAAATAACTTAGCTGACGGTGGCGTCTATCTTGGCGGTGCATCCGTTACCTCAGGGGACCTCACCACTTACGCAGCAGTAGTGAGAGGTGATACAGAGCACTACACCGAATGGAATTTTGGTTTAGAGTACGCTTTACACCTACATGAAGATTTAGAAACCATAGTGGGTTATCAACGACTTGAGTTTTATGGCGACGAACGCGGCCACGATAATGAGTTTTTTGCTGAAATAGCTTACACAGGTGTAAATTGGTTAATTCCATCAATCGCTTATACCTATGCAACAGAAGCGGGTGGGTATTTTGTCGAGGTCAGCCTGCACAGTCCTTGGCAATTAACCGAACAATTCTCTGTCACCCCATATATCACCCAAGGATTTGATTTCCAATACGCTACCGAAAAACATAATGGCGCAAACCATTTCCAAATGGGGGTTGAAGCCAGCTATGCCTTGAGCAGCAATATGACAATCAGTGCTCACTTTAGCCATGTTATTGCCATGGATGACATTAAAAAAGAAGCGGAAGTTAATGGCTACACTGGCAGCTTAGATGAAAGCTATGGTGGTATTCACTTAAGTTGGAGCTTTTAGGCTTAATGTTAATACTTCAAAATTGACACCTAAAAAAATAACCCACTCGATTCCAGTCACTTCTGGCAAACACCAGTATTCCCTTCTAAGCTAAGTGAGCCGTATCAAGTCATGATGCAGGCTCATTACAAGCAAAGGAATGCTGATGAAACAAATTCAGGGACTTTTCCGTCTATTCAACGATAGACTTGCCAACACGTTTGGCGACAACCAACTCACACCTTTAATCATTGTGATCTTAGCCTTACCACTCATTAGCTCCACTCAAGCTAGCGACCTTAGCCAACTGACTCAATCAAGCAGAACTGAAAGTCATCGTGCACAGCATTCCACTAAAAAGCCATTGCCTTCACTCGCTATTGGCAGCGTACTTGATAACCAAGGCAACCCTATCACTTTGCCAACTCCGCAAAGTGCACTTGAATACTCTGCAGATGAAATGCAATTAGATAGATCTGAGTCAGTGCAGCTATCTTCTAATAAGGCTTCAATAAAAAAGGCATCAAAAAGCGCCAATACAGCAGCTACAATGACAGTCGCCAACGATCCGAGTTGTCGCTGGTTAGCCAGTCGAATAACCTATTTGAAGCGTCACATCAAACAACAGCAAGCTGAATATCATCAAACAGAATTAGGTCACAGACAAAAAGAATGGGATTGTATGAACTGCGCAACCTCGGGGCCTACTCAAGCACAACATTCAAGCTGCCAATATAAACGTTGACGTCAATTTCATCTTACAACCTCTCAAACCGTTGCAATAAATTACAATTTAATACGGTCTTTGAAACTAGCTTGTGATGGCATTCCACCCTACAATGGCTGCAATAAAATCATTCGAACTCAAAAAGACACTTATTAAAGTCAGGCTGTAATTAATTGATAGCTTGGCAGAAGTAATAAATAGAGAGGGTTAACATGGCTCAACATTATGACTATATCTGCCTAGGTGCAGGCAGTGGTGGTATCGCATCTGGTAATCGTGCAGCAATGCGCGGCGCAAAAGTTTTGGTTATTGAAGCAAAACATGTTGGCGGTACGTGCGTAAACGTCGGCTGTGTACCGAAAAAAGTCATGTGGTATGGCGCTCATGTAGCTGAAGCAATGCATTTATTTGCCAAAGATTATGGCTTTGACGTGACCGTAAATAACTTCAACTGGAACACCCTAGTTGATAACCGTGAAGCCTATATCGGTCGTATCCATGATGCTTACGGACGTGGTTTTGCCAGCAATAATGTTACTTTGCTAAACGGTTACGGTAAGTTTGTCGACGGTAGAACCATTGAAGTCGATGGCGAGCATTACACTGCCGATCATATCCTTATCGCCACTGGTGGCGCGCCAACGATTCCTAATATTCCAGGTGCTGAATACGGTATCGATTCTGACGGTTTCTTTGCCCTACGTGAGCAACCTCAACGTGTTGCTGTTGTTGGTGCTGGTTATATTGCCGTGGAACTTGCTGGCGTATTGCATGCGCTAGGTAGCGAAACCCATTTATTAGTTCGCAAACATGCACCACTTCGTAATTTTGACCCAATTTTGACTGACACTTTAGTTGAAGCGATGGACATCAATGGGCCAACACTTCATACCCATAGCATTCCAAAAGCAGTGGTTAAAAATGCTGATGACAGCCTAACACTAGAGCTTGAAAACGGTGAAAGCATAACTGTCGATAGCTTAATTTGGGCGATTGGCCGTTCACCATCAACTGGCAACATCGGTTTAGAAAATACCGATGTAAAACTGAATGACAAGGGCTATGTGGTCACTGACGAGCAACAAAATACCACTGCTAAAGGTATTTACTGTGTCGGTGATATTATGGAAGGCGGCGTTGAGCTGACGCCTGTTGCCGTTAAAGCTGGTCGCTTATTATCAGAGCGTCTATTTGGCAACATGCCAAATGCGAAAATGGACTACAGCGTTATTCCAACCGTAGTATTCAGTCATCCACCGATTGGCACTATGGGCTTAACTGAACCAGAAGCCATTGAACAATACGGCGAAGATAACATTACAGTGTACAAATCAGGGTTTACCTCTATGTATACTGCGATTACTGCACACCGTGAAGCATGCAAAATGAAGTTAATTTGCGCAGGCGAAAACGAAGTCGTTGTGGGTATTCACGGCATTGGTTTTGGTATGGATGAAATCCTCCAAGGCTTTGGCGTAGCCATGAAAATGGGCGCAACCAAAGCAGACTTTGATGCGGTTGTAGCTATTCATCCAACAGGCGCAGAAGAATTTGTTACCATGCGTTAAAGCACTTATTTAACTGCAATTTCAAATGAAAAAAGCCGCGATATGCGGCTTTTTTATGCTAACTAAAAATGTGACTAATTCGGTGTGTTCAACCTTGCTTGAATCGCTTGCTTCACTTCCTCATGAGCCACTAACGCTTCCTCCTCTTCTTTCTCACGCATTAAGGCGTCGAAAGAAACTCGAGCTTGTTGTGCAAGTTCAGACGCTGCCAGCTTCGCTTCTTTTGCTTTTAAGGCATCTTCATTAAGCTGCTGTAAGTTGGCAATAATATCATCAGGCGCATCACCCAAATCGACACTGGATTCTCCGCGAGATAATGCCTCTTTGCGTAATTGCTTTTTGAGTATCCAAATAGAGTCATTGGCTTCTCGTTCTGCATTGGCAGCATCAATAGCATTGTCACGTAACAATTCAAAGCGTGCTAAGGCTTGGCCTTCTTTGCTCCAAGGATCAACATCCGGCAAGTCTGAAATATTAATCACAGGGTCAACATAATCATCTTGATGGCTTAGATCCAATGACGCGGCTTTAACACCTGAAATCATCAACATTACCGCGATAATTAATAAAGGTAATCCGCCTACAATTGCTGCAGTTTGCAAGGTAGCTAAGCCCCCCATAAACATTAATGCTGACGGCATAAACGACAACATAAATGCCCAGAATAATCGGTTCCAACGCATGGGATCTTCGGTGACATTTTTTTGCACCACTGACGCCAAAATATAAGAGATGGAGTCAAAGGTTGTCGCCGTGAAAATGACACACAGCAAAGTAAACAATGCAATGACCACCGTACTAAACGGAAGTTGCTCTAATATGGCAAAAATTGCGCGAGTTGGTCCTTCAGTGTTTAACAGACCCACCACATCTAATTGACCCGATAACTGCAGTGACAGCCCATAGTTACCCAAAATAATAAAGTACATTGAGCAACCTAAAGAACCAAAAAACACCGCTCCTGAGATCATTTGTTTAATGGTTCTGCCACGAGAAATACGGGCAATAAATAGTCCCATGCTCGGCGCAAAAACCAACCACCATGCCCAGTAAAAAATCGTCCAATCCTGCGGAAAGTGGGTATCCTCAAATGTCCCCATGCCACCAAAAGGTTCAGCCCAAGTAGCCATAACAAAGAAGTTAGATAGCATACGGCCAATTGAATCTAGCCCTGTTTCCAACATGAAAATAGTCGGGCCGCAAACCAGTACAAACAGCAATAAGCCTAACGCGCCCCAGAAATTAATATTACTGAGGATTTTAATACCTTTATCCATGCCCATATAGGCTGAGTAAGCAAAAATGGAAGTACAAACCATGAGCACCATGATTTGGCTGCCAGTAGTGGCAGGAATATCAAATAAATAACTAATCCCCTCGTTAATCAATGGTGCAGCAAGACCTAACGTTGTCGCTGCTCCACCTAGTAAACCAAAAATAAACAGCACATCAATGCATTTCCCTAGCTTGCCGAAGCTGTTTGCTTCACCTATTACCGGCATTAATGCAGCAGACACTTTTAGTACTGGTTGCTTACGTACATAGAAAAAATAGGCAATCGGTATTGCTGGGATCATATAAATACACCAAGCAATGGGTCCCCAGTGGAATAAGCCATAAGTCGCCGCCCAGCGAATAGCTTCTTCACTGCCTGGTTCTAACTGAAATGGTGGATTTTGATAGTAATAAGCCCACTCAATGGTGCCCCAATATAAGATACTGGCACCTATACCACCGCAAAACAGCATTGCAGCCCAAGATGCTAGCCCAAATTCTGGAGACTCATCAGGCTCCCCCAATTTAATCTGACCGATATCAGAGAAAACGATGTAAATCATAAAGAAAAAAGCAGCAAGACCTAAACCTAAATAGGCAAAACCTAGCTTGTCTGTCATAAATAATTTAGCGACAGCAATCCATTCAGCACCTTCACTTGGAAAAATCAGTAGAGGAATAACAACAGCAAATAACAAGGTTAACGCACCGAAGAATGTCGGTTTATCAATAAGCTCGAAGTGTTTGTTCATTATATTTATCCGAACAACTAAAACAGATTTTAGAGAGTCCACACACAAGTGCTTCCCCTTCGAGACAGACAGGTTATTAACTAAGTTAAGGAGGTGGGTGTGTGCGAACCGTTTATTTGTAACGCCAATAAGATTTGGTCGCTACTACATCATCAAGTAAATCGAGCGTAAAATAATACCAAACTAATAACATGTCGATTAACTTATGCGTCAATCGATATCAGTTTGTGATCCGCATCTCATTTGGTCTTTGCCGGTTAGATTTCGACATAAAAAAGCCCCTGCAAACATAATTATTGTAGGGGCCTAAGGAAGTTAATTGCCCAGCTTAGTTGGTACCAATGTATTTATCTAAGAAAGCTAATATGGCTTTATTGGCTTCTAAAATATTATCTTCGTTATAGAAACCATGGCCTTCTTTATCTTTCACTAACCACTCATATGGGTGACCTTTTTTATCTAAGGCTTCTTTGAGTGCTAATGCATGTTCAAAGTGAGCGCGTTGATCATCCTCACCATGAATAATCAGTACTGGCGCATTCAGTTTATCGACATTACGACTTGGAGATTGCGCAATAAGTTCAGCAGAATCTGTACCAAGTGTCGTGTTCAGGTATGCCCCTCCCCATGTCGCACCTTTAATATCGCCTTCATCAAACATCATAGGCAAGTCATAAACACCGACATACCCAATGGCGCACTTATACATTTCAGGAGCCCTAATTGCGCTTTGTAAGGCACTGTATCCACCAAAGCTTGCTCCAAAAATACAAACCCGTTCTTTATCTGCTACCCCTGTTTGAATGGCATAATTAAGGGCTAAAGTAATGTCGTCCTGTATCCCTGTGCCCCATTGGCCGTAACCTGCTTCCATAAAGCTTTTTCCGTAACCTTCAGAGCCGCGAAAGTTCACTTTAAGCACGGCATAACCGGCATTAGCCAACATTTGAGCTTGTGGATCAAATTGCCAATAGTCTCGATAATGCGGGCCTCCATGAGGCAATACCACTGTCGGTAAATTTTGCTTTTTGCCTATTGGCAATGTCAGATACCCATTAAGCACTAAGCCGTCTGGTGTTTTGATTCGAAAAGGTTCGGTAGATGCTTGTTGTTCTTTTTTAATCCATTGCTGACTAGACAATAAAAATCGCGCTTTCATCGTGTCGGTATTGAATATATAGAACGAGCCAGGGTTGCGATCACTAGAAACACGCACCACCATTTGCTTACCATCTTTGGTTTTACTGGTAATTTCGACACTATCGCCATTAAATGCTTGAATTAAGGCTTTGTGTAACTTCGCTTCCTGAGTATCTGGTTTAATAAAAATATAGCTAGAATAGTCTTCATCTAACCTCAAGCCATAGACTTCGTTTAAGTCAGAACTAATGGCATAAGTTGGGTCAGCAATCTCACTGCGATATAAAAAGGTTTCTTTTTCAGTTTCTAAATCATACCGGTACAGCCCTTGCGGTTTATTCTCTTCAGTT
This window of the Shewanella goraebulensis genome carries:
- a CDS encoding alpha/beta hydrolase family protein; the protein is MKYIIMMVWGVLLCISNVTFAASVEDYSRHSDYHSVKISPDGKHLAVLMNDEGKKKLAFLRTDNFELTFALNSSGRDQPADYYWVNNERVIVQVVQSRGRLEQPINLGEIFAVNYDGSKRKMIFGIRAQSGIAYSGYGGFLLDKLEDDKKHVLITKRLLSRDGNVLPEVTKLNVYTGKERRVKRAPISYSQFLVDNDSVPRFVVGTDKNFDTKIYYSEGKGEDWQPFESKFEGEFTPLAFSSDNKSVYALKTEENKPQGLYRYDLETEKETFLYRSEIADPTYAISSDLNEVYGLRLDEDYSSYIFIKPDTQEAKLHKALIQAFNGDSVEITSKTKDGKQMVVRVSSDRNPGSFYIFNTDTMKARFLLSSQQWIKKEQQASTEPFRIKTPDGLVLNGYLTLPIGKKQNLPTVVLPHGGPHYRDYWQFDPQAQMLANAGYAVLKVNFRGSEGYGKSFMEAGYGQWGTGIQDDITLALNYAIQTGVADKERVCIFGASFGGYSALQSAIRAPEMYKCAIGYVGVYDLPMMFDEGDIKGATWGGAYLNTTLGTDSAELIAQSPSRNVDKLNAPVLIIHGEDDQRAHFEHALALKEALDKKGHPYEWLVKDKEGHGFYNEDNILEANKAILAFLDKYIGTN
- the gorA gene encoding glutathione-disulfide reductase, translated to MAQHYDYICLGAGSGGIASGNRAAMRGAKVLVIEAKHVGGTCVNVGCVPKKVMWYGAHVAEAMHLFAKDYGFDVTVNNFNWNTLVDNREAYIGRIHDAYGRGFASNNVTLLNGYGKFVDGRTIEVDGEHYTADHILIATGGAPTIPNIPGAEYGIDSDGFFALREQPQRVAVVGAGYIAVELAGVLHALGSETHLLVRKHAPLRNFDPILTDTLVEAMDINGPTLHTHSIPKAVVKNADDSLTLELENGESITVDSLIWAIGRSPSTGNIGLENTDVKLNDKGYVVTDEQQNTTAKGIYCVGDIMEGGVELTPVAVKAGRLLSERLFGNMPNAKMDYSVIPTVVFSHPPIGTMGLTEPEAIEQYGEDNITVYKSGFTSMYTAITAHREACKMKLICAGENEVVVGIHGIGFGMDEILQGFGVAMKMGATKADFDAVVAIHPTGAEEFVTMR
- the prlC gene encoding oligopeptidase A yields the protein MSNTLLDNPLLEQSELPQFSKIKAEHIQPAVEHAIAQCRSKIDEVLADNSTYSWENLIEPLEEVDDQLSKIWSPVSHMNSVTSTDEWREAHDACLPLLSEYGTFVGQHQGLYQAYKSIQESAEFEVLSTAQKTLLTQSLRDFELSGIGLDEQQKIRYGEIVKRLSELTSSFSNQLLDATQAWTKLITDETELAGLPDSAIAAAKAMAEAQDKQGWLFTLDFPSYLPVMTYSENRELREECYRAFVTRASDQGPNAGEFDNSANMDEILALRHELAQLLGFDSYADKSLATKMANDPSQVLSFLNELALRSKEQGKAELAELKAFAKEHFDVTEMASWDLSFYAEKLQQHKYEVSQELLRPYFPEDKVLSGLFYTVSRLFGLSIEEQQDFDKWHDDVRFFHIYDAEKAHRGSFYLDLYARSGKRGGAWMDDCRGRRVTSSGLQKPVAYLTCNFNGPVDGKPALFTHDEVTTLFHEFGHGIHHMLTQIEVGGVAGINGVPWDAVELPSQFMENWCWQEEALAEISGHFETGEPLPKALLDKMLAAKNFQSGMMMLRQLEFSLFDFRMHHEFDAEKGADIQGILDEVRSQVAVNVPPAFNRFQHGFAHIFAGGYAAGYYSYKWAEVLSADAFSRFEDEGIFNPETGKSFLNNILEMGGSEEPMTLFVRFMGREPNTDALLRHSGINA
- a CDS encoding BCCT family transporter; the protein is MNKHFELIDKPTFFGALTLLFAVVIPLLIFPSEGAEWIAVAKLFMTDKLGFAYLGLGLAAFFFMIYIVFSDIGQIKLGEPDESPEFGLASWAAMLFCGGIGASILYWGTIEWAYYYQNPPFQLEPGSEEAIRWAATYGLFHWGPIAWCIYMIPAIPIAYFFYVRKQPVLKVSAALMPVIGEANSFGKLGKCIDVLFIFGLLGGAATTLGLAAPLINEGISYLFDIPATTGSQIMVLMVCTSIFAYSAYMGMDKGIKILSNINFWGALGLLLFVLVCGPTIFMLETGLDSIGRMLSNFFVMATWAEPFGGMGTFEDTHFPQDWTIFYWAWWLVFAPSMGLFIARISRGRTIKQMISGAVFFGSLGCSMYFIILGNYGLSLQLSGQLDVVGLLNTEGPTRAIFAILEQLPFSTVVIALFTLLCVIFTATTFDSISYILASVVQKNVTEDPMRWNRLFWAFMLSFMPSALMFMGGLATLQTAAIVGGLPLLIIAVMLMISGVKAASLDLSHQDDYVDPVINISDLPDVDPWSKEGQALARFELLRDNAIDAANAEREANDSIWILKKQLRKEALSRGESSVDLGDAPDDIIANLQQLNEDALKAKEAKLAASELAQQARVSFDALMREKEEEEALVAHEEVKQAIQARLNTPN